The following proteins are encoded in a genomic region of Diadema setosum chromosome 18, eeDiaSeto1, whole genome shotgun sequence:
- the LOC140242175 gene encoding copper homeostasis protein cutC homolog, whose translation MAIEVCIDSVESALAAQCGGADRVELCANLFEGGTTPSVGVLQVIKRTCPGLPVYVLIRPRGGDFIYSDLEFEVMIQDMVELKARGADGFVFGVLTSSGHVDKERCRKLMEQCQPLPATFHRAFDMCQDPASALEDIISLGFQRLLTSGQDSTVLEGLPLIKTLIELAAGRIVVMPGGGITERNLQRILDGCGATEFHCSARSARQSPAVFRNSSVSMGAALRPPEYSVKYADEDLIRRLRTIQRNDTL comes from the exons ATGGCCATAGAGGTGTGCATTGATTCTGTAGAGTCTGCTTTGGCTGCCCAGTGTGGTG GAGCTGACCGTGTAGAACTTTGTGCCAATCTCTTTGAAGGCGGGACCACTCCTAGTGTTG GTGTTCTGCAGGTGATCAAGAGGACATGCCCTGGTCTTCCTGTCTATGTCCTCATCAGACCACGTGGAGGGGATTTCATCTACTCTGATCTAGAGTTTGAGGTGATGATCCAAGACATGGTGGAGCTGAAGGCCCGAGGAGCTGATGGCTTTGTCTTTGGTGTCCTAACAAG CTCTGGACATGTAGATAAAGAGAGATGTAGAAAACTAATGG AACAATGCCAACCATTGCCAGCGACATTTCACAGAG CATTTGACATGTGTCAAGATCCAGCCAGTGCTCTTGAAGACATCATCTCATTGGGTTTCCAGCGGCTGCTGACCAGCGGTCAAGACTCAACTGTCCTTGAAGGACTACCCCTCATCAAAACACTGATAGAGTTAGCAGCAGGGAGGATTGTTGTCATGCCTG GTGGAGGAATAACAGAACGCAACTTACAGCGAATCCTTGATGGATGTGGAGCCACTGAGTTTCATTGTTCTGCGAGGTCAGCCCGTCAGTCGCCCGCCGTATTTAGGAACAGCAGTGTTTCCATGGGGGCGGCGTTGAGACCCCCAGAGTACAGTGTGAAGTACGCTGATGAGGACTTGATTAGGAGATTACGAACCATTCAGAGAAATGACACATTATGA
- the LOC140242176 gene encoding MORN repeat-containing protein 4-like: protein MMTAHGVYKYPDGEEYKGEWLEGKRHGVGELYLSDGTKYSGQFDSGLCSGHGAILFPDGSRYEGQFQQGKFEGLGVFTRPDGMLFEGEFKQGKVNGLGLLTFADGTHGLPRNEGLFDGSRLVERQRAKEVVVKARQAAQTAKNIQVKV, encoded by the exons ATGATGACTGCCCATGGTGTTTACAAGTACCCTGACGGTGAAGAATACAAAGGAGAATGGCTGGAAG GGAAACGACATGGTGTAGGAGAGCTGTATCTCTCAGATGGAACAAAGTACTCTGGCCAGTTTGACAGTGGTCTCTGCTCCGGCCATGGTGCAATACTCTTTCCTGATGGATCCAG ATATGAAGGTCAATTTCAGCAGGGTAAATTTGAGGGTCTTGGTGTCTTCACACGACCAGATGGAATGCTGTTTGAGGGTGAATTCAAGCAAGGCAAAGTGAATGGACTGG GTCTCCTCACGTTTGCTGATGGTACCCACGGTCTACCCAGAAATGAGGGTCTCTTTGATGGATCGCGGCTTGTAGAGAGACAGCGTGCAAAGGAAGTGGTGGTAAAGGCAAGGCAGGCTGCACAGACTGCCAAAAATATTCAAGTCAAAGTATAA
- the LOC140241993 gene encoding tripartite motif-containing protein 2-like — translation MATATSPKIAESLHSHLMCPIHLDILKNPKTLPCQHVVCAECIQKWIDARGGQLFCPECHVMQPLPAEGVQGLPNNFKMASMCELVESLMKSENEVAACEEHLKKPVAKICLHCMVPVCEDCVKSKHKTHKTIAIEEFLRQMGDPLPKLVTQAKGKLQEIFQAVEVLEKTRTELRTNHDAALKECDDQVHKWMKTLTQAQVKMRSDIERVYNEKEAGLIEQLESLSSARAEINEWMAVENDSDAESSMTKSVMTAAGQQMWNKLNQLMQQSLRLTPEQNSLISLKWDADLDSAVQKENLGSVVTKAVPTSQQSSLSVSALRAPVQSEVTVQVTLRDAVGSLVLGGDSSSLSASIQAPGGFTGYLQFECKNDSTSVCEAVFTPKYIGKYRIEAQLGGKTIKNSPLNIIATPRGQMTLDERGSLNNPHDIVKQDDNFYVADKGSGQVLIMDKEFKLVGKFFPPSGQGLYQYQPYSIACTGKTFVVSDPKNHCVFEFVNSAYLQRFGQDILKLPTGIACDKAGKVYVADCQQHCVHVFNPLREHIAVLGGPGSTRGQLKQPWFIAINSKGEVAVADFGNHRIQVINPETDEVSRLIDVHLNQKVWDVRGLDVDKNDNIYVTVRQSGNMRGWSSECVIAYSPEGVFLGNFGSGFNYVRGLTVIEDAENTIALVVDGANHRIKGYKM, via the coding sequence ATGGCCACTGCAACATCACCAAAGATAGCAGAAAGTCTGCATTCCCATCTTATGTGCCCCATCCACCTTGACATTCTTAAGAACCCAAAGACTCTGCCTTGCCAACATGTTGTGTGTGCAGAATGCATCCAAAAATGGATCGATGCTCGAGGTGGGCAACTCTTCTGTCCAGAGTGTCATGTGATGCAACCTCTGCCAGCTGAGGGTGTGCAGGGTCTCCCAAACAACTTCAAGATGGCAAGTATGTGTGAGTTAGTAGAATCCCTCATGAAGTCTGAGAATGAGGTGGCTGCATGCGAGGAGCACCTGAAGAAACCAGTAGCCAAGATCTGTCTGCACTGCATGGTACCAGTCTGTGAAGACTGCGTCAAGTCCAAGCACAAAACCCACAAGACCATTGCTATCGAAGAATTCCTCAGGCAGATGGGAGACCCACTGCCCAAGTTAGTCACACAAGCCAAGGGCAAGCTGCAGGAAATTTTCCAGGCTGTTGAAGTGCTTGAGAAGACCAGAACTGAGCTAAGGACCAACCACGATGCTGCACTCAAGGAGTGTGATGATCAGGTGCACAAATGGATGAAGACACTCACTCAAGCCCAGGTCAAGATGAGGAGTGACATTGAGAGAGTCTAcaatgagaaggaagcaggatTGATAGAACAACTTGAGTCTCTCTCatcagcaagagctgaaataaatgaatggatggCAGTTGAGAATGACTCTGATGCAGAATCTAGTATGACAAAGTCAGTGATGACTGCTGCAGGTCAGCAAATGTGGAATAAACTAAACCAGCTGATGCAACAGAGCTTGAGACTTACACCAGAGCAAAACAGTCTGATCTCTTTGAAGtgggatgcagatcttgatagtgcAGTTCAGAAGGAAAACTTGGGATCTGTGGTGACTAAGGCTGTCCCTACCAGCCAACAATCATCTTTGTCAGTTTCTGCACTCAGAGCTCCTGTACAGTCAGAAGTTACGGTTCAAGTCACGCTTCGTGATGCTGTTGGCTCTCTTGTGCTTGGTGGTGACAGCTCTTCCCTCTCGGCATCCATCCAAGCTCCTGGTGGTTTCACTGGATACCTGCAGTTCGAATGTAAAAATGATAGTACATCTGTGTGTGAAGCTGTTTTCACGCCAAAGTATATTGGCAAGTACAGGATAGAAGCACAGCTGGGTGGGAAGACTATCAAAAACAGCCCACTCAATATCATTGCCACACCAAGGGGTCAGATGACTCTAGATGAACGAGGCAGTCTAAACAATCCTCATGATATTGTCAAGCAAGACGATAACTTTTATGTTGCTGATAAAGGTAGCGGCCAGGTGCTCATCATGGACAAGGAATTCAAGCTTGTTGGGAAATTTTTCCCTCCAAGTGGGCAGGGATTGTATCAATACCAGCCATATTCTATAGCCTGCACTGGCAAGACATTTGTGGTCTCTGACCCAAAGAATCACTGTGTGTTTGAGTTTGTTAATTCAGCCTACCTTCAGCGCTTTGGTCAGGATATCCTCAAGCTACCAACAGGTATTGCATGCGACAAGGCAGGAAAAGTTTATGTAGCAGATTGTCAGCAGCATTGTGTGCATGTCTTTAACCCTCTGAGAGAGCACATTGCAGTCCTAGGAGGACCAGGCTCCACCAGGGGTCAGCTTAAGCAACCTTGGTTCATTGCCATCAACTCCAAGGGTGAGGTAGCGGTAGCAGATTTCGGGAACCACCGCATCCAGGTCATCAACCCAGAGACAGACGAGGTCAGCCGGCTCATCGATGTCCACCTGAACCAGAAGGTGTGGGATGTACGGGGTCTTGACGTGGACAAGAATGACAACATCTATGTCACAGTGAGACAGTCTGGCAACATGCGGGGATGGAGCTCAGAGTGTGTCATTGCCTACAGTCCAGAGGGCGTCTTCCTTGGCAACTTTGGAAGTGGTTTCAATTACGTCAGAGGACTCACTGTTATCGAAGATGCTGAGAATACCATCGCACTGGTTGTTGATGGGGCCAATCATCGCATAAAAGGCTACAAAATGTGA